A single genomic interval of Psychroserpens sp. NJDZ02 harbors:
- a CDS encoding acetyl-CoA C-acyltransferase, whose amino-acid sequence MSKEVVIVSAARTPIGSFLGALSTVPATKLGAIAIKGALDKINLNPELVQEVLMGNVVQAGTGQAPARQAAIYAGIPNTVPCTTINKVCASGMKTVMQAAQSIALGDADIIVAGGMENMSMIPHYLYARTGTKFGPGTLIDGMQKDGLVDAYDQNAMGVCADACATEYSFSREDQDAYAIQSYNRSSAAWEAGKFDNEIVPVEVPQRRGEPIIVSKDEEFTNVKMEKIPALRPAFSKDGTVTAANASTINDGAGAMVLMSADKAKELGLKPLATIKSYADAAHEPKWFTTAPSKALPKAIKKAGMSIDDIDFFEFNEAFAVVGLANMKILGLNDSNVNVNGGAVSLGHPLGCSGVRILITLLNVLEQNNAKTGAAAICNGGGGASAVIIERH is encoded by the coding sequence ATGAGCAAAGAAGTTGTTATTGTTTCTGCAGCTAGAACACCAATTGGTAGTTTTTTAGGTGCTTTAAGTACTGTTCCTGCTACAAAGTTAGGAGCTATTGCTATAAAAGGAGCTTTAGATAAAATAAATTTAAATCCAGAATTAGTACAAGAAGTATTAATGGGTAATGTTGTACAAGCAGGTACTGGTCAAGCCCCTGCTAGACAAGCTGCTATATACGCTGGAATACCTAATACTGTGCCATGTACCACTATAAATAAAGTATGTGCTTCTGGTATGAAAACCGTTATGCAAGCTGCACAAAGTATTGCTTTAGGTGATGCTGACATAATTGTTGCTGGTGGAATGGAAAACATGAGTATGATCCCTCATTATTTATACGCTAGAACTGGAACTAAATTTGGACCAGGTACCTTAATTGATGGTATGCAAAAAGATGGCTTAGTGGATGCTTACGACCAAAATGCTATGGGAGTTTGTGCTGATGCTTGTGCTACAGAATACAGCTTCTCTAGAGAAGACCAAGATGCTTATGCTATCCAAAGTTATAATAGATCTTCAGCTGCGTGGGAAGCGGGTAAATTTGATAATGAAATTGTTCCTGTTGAAGTACCACAAAGAAGAGGAGAACCTATAATAGTTAGTAAAGATGAAGAGTTTACAAACGTAAAAATGGAAAAAATACCAGCTTTACGTCCTGCTTTTTCAAAAGACGGTACTGTAACCGCTGCCAATGCATCAACGATCAATGATGGTGCGGGTGCAATGGTACTAATGAGTGCTGATAAAGCTAAAGAATTAGGTTTAAAACCTCTTGCCACTATAAAAAGTTATGCTGATGCTGCGCACGAACCTAAATGGTTTACAACTGCACCTTCTAAAGCGTTACCAAAAGCAATAAAAAAGGCTGGTATGTCGATTGACGATATTGACTTTTTTGAATTTAACGAAGCTTTTGCTGTTGTTGGATTAGCTAACATGAAAATATTAGGTTTAAATGATTCTAACGTTAATGTAAATGGTGGTGCTGTTTCTTTAGGTCATCCATTAGGATGTTCTGGTGTTAGAATATTAATCACCTTATTAAATGTGTTAGAACAGAATAATGCTAAAACAGGAGCTGCAGCCATTTGTAATGGTGGTGGTGGTGCCTCTGCTGTAATTATAGAACGTCACTAA
- a CDS encoding C40 family peptidase, with product MQFGICNLSIVPLRLETSDTSELVSQVIYGETFKVLEQRKQWSKIRLAFDKYEGWVDNKQYIEITEEQYHLITSQPLKLSTDLVEFIQDQNKQLNTIVLGSQLNGLELLQHTFEGDFCNKKNLKEEIITTAFQYLNTPYLWGGKTPFGIDCSGFTQMVYKLNGYKLLRDASQQATQGEALSFIEESEPGDLAFFDNNEGHIIHVGIIMQDNYVIHAHGQVRIDRLDHTGIYNADKRMHTHKLRVIKKII from the coding sequence ATGCAATTCGGAATCTGTAATTTAAGTATTGTCCCTTTAAGACTTGAAACCTCTGATACAAGCGAGTTAGTCTCGCAGGTTATTTATGGAGAAACATTTAAAGTTTTAGAACAGCGCAAGCAATGGAGTAAAATAAGACTAGCTTTTGATAAATACGAAGGCTGGGTCGACAATAAACAATATATTGAAATTACAGAAGAACAATACCATTTAATAACCAGTCAACCTCTTAAATTGTCAACTGATTTAGTTGAATTTATTCAGGATCAAAACAAGCAGTTAAATACTATTGTTTTAGGCTCTCAATTAAATGGTTTAGAATTATTGCAACATACTTTTGAAGGCGACTTTTGCAATAAGAAAAATTTAAAAGAAGAAATAATTACAACTGCATTTCAATACCTAAACACACCATATTTATGGGGTGGCAAAACACCGTTTGGAATTGATTGTAGCGGTTTTACTCAAATGGTTTACAAACTTAATGGTTATAAACTATTACGTGATGCTTCTCAACAAGCAACTCAAGGAGAAGCTTTAAGTTTTATAGAGGAAAGTGAGCCTGGTGATTTAGCCTTTTTTGATAATAACGAAGGTCACATTATACACGTTGGAATTATTATGCAAGATAACTATGTGATCCATGCGCATGGCCAAGTCAGAATTGATAGATTAGATCATACTGGTATATATAATGCCGACAAGCGCATGCATACGCACAAACTGCGAGTCATTAAAAAGATTATATAG
- a CDS encoding tetratricopeptide repeat protein gives MKKQLILAIALLVSVGSFAQKKEIKALEKAVKNNNYAEAKTLVSQLESMEGSMDDKLKDKYYLASASAYFANGAASYEDISKAVETLEKLSGNSVAGENLKQTIENGLLTKANDSYTSKDFSNAAIGFENLYNVNKTDPSYLYYAAVSALTAQDMDQALKYYLMLDDLNYTGVETEYFATNLEGKEEVLDKNVRDNYVRLKTHTNPGERLTESREGEITKNIVIIYTNKGETEKALAAMKKARDANPNDSNLLVTEANLQYKLGNTAKYEELISQALTNDPNNSELLYNLAVLANDSGNSEKAKTYYSKSLELDPTNVNTLTNLAVLILADEQSIIDQMNNLGTSAADNRKYDELKEKRLALYNEAIPYLEKVVDIAPDNKIIDTLVSIYGAVGQDAKAKAIKEKKI, from the coding sequence ATGAAAAAACAATTAATTCTTGCGATAGCATTACTTGTATCTGTAGGCTCTTTTGCACAGAAAAAAGAAATTAAAGCTTTAGAAAAAGCGGTAAAAAATAATAATTATGCTGAAGCGAAAACTTTAGTAAGTCAATTAGAGTCTATGGAAGGTTCCATGGATGATAAATTAAAAGATAAATATTACCTAGCATCTGCTAGTGCTTACTTTGCAAATGGCGCTGCGTCTTATGAGGATATATCTAAGGCAGTTGAAACACTTGAAAAATTATCAGGTAATTCTGTTGCAGGTGAAAACTTAAAGCAAACTATTGAAAACGGTTTGCTAACTAAAGCAAATGATTCTTACACTAGTAAGGATTTTAGCAACGCAGCTATAGGTTTTGAAAACTTGTATAATGTTAATAAAACTGACCCGTCTTATTTATATTACGCAGCTGTTAGTGCTTTAACTGCTCAGGATATGGATCAAGCATTAAAATATTATTTAATGTTGGATGATTTAAACTACACGGGAGTTGAAACAGAATATTTTGCAACAAACTTAGAAGGAAAAGAAGAAGTTTTAGATAAGAATGTTAGAGATAATTATGTGAGATTAAAAACACATACTAATCCAGGAGAAAGATTAACTGAATCTAGAGAGGGTGAAATCACTAAAAATATTGTAATTATTTATACAAACAAAGGTGAGACTGAAAAGGCTTTGGCAGCAATGAAAAAAGCTAGAGATGCTAATCCAAACGATTCTAATTTATTAGTTACTGAAGCAAACCTTCAATATAAATTAGGAAATACAGCAAAATATGAAGAGTTAATTAGTCAGGCATTAACAAATGATCCTAATAACTCAGAGTTGCTTTATAATTTGGCTGTATTAGCAAACGATTCTGGTAATTCAGAAAAGGCTAAAACTTATTATTCTAAATCTTTAGAGTTAGATCCAACTAATGTGAATACACTAACTAATTTAGCTGTATTGATTTTGGCTGACGAACAGTCAATAATTGATCAAATGAATAATTTAGGTACTTCTGCTGCGGATAACAGAAAATATGACGAGCTTAAAGAAAAAAGATTGGCTTTATATAACGAAGCAATTCCTTACTTAGAGAAAGTTGTAGATATAGCTCCTGATAATAAAATTATTGATACTTTAGTTAGTATTTATGGTGCTGTTGGTCAAGATGCAAAAGCAAAAGCAATTAAAGAAAAAAAGATTTAA
- the gyrA gene encoding DNA gyrase subunit A, which produces MAEGEKVIPINIEDEMKSAYIDYSMSVIVSRALPDVRDGLKPVHRRVLFGMHELGVRATGAHKKSARIVGEVLGKYHPHGDTSVYDAMVRMAQEWSLRYMLVDGQGNFGSVDGDSPAAMRYTEARMRKISEDMLADIDKETVDHKLNFDDTLEEPTVLPTRIPGLLVNGASGIAVGMATNMPPHNLTEVVDGTIAYIENNDIEIDELITHIKAPDFPTGGTIYGYDGVKEAFHTGRGRIVMRAKAIIEEVQGRECVIVTEIPYQVNKADMIKKTADLVNDKKLEGISTIRDESDRNGMRIVYILKRDAIPNIVLNKLYKYTALQSSFSVNNIALVNGRPQLLNLKELIHYFVEHRHDVVVRRTTYELRKAEERAHILEGLIIASDNIDEVIAIIRASNNADEARANLIKRFELSEIQAKAIVEMRLRQLTGLEQDKLRAEYEEIMKTIIDLKDILANKERRMTIIKDELQVVKDKYGDERRSVIEYAGGDLSIEDMIPDAQVVITISHAGYIKRTSLTEYKTQNRGGVGQKASTTRNEDFLEHLFVGTNHQYMLFFTQKGKCFWMRVYEIPEGSKTSKGRAIQNLINIEQDDKVMAFICTQDLKDEAYINSHYVIMATKKGQVKKTSLEQYSRPRTNGINAITIKDDDELLEAKLTTGNSQIMIALKSGKAIRFEEAKTRPMGRNASGVRGITLSHPKDEAIGMVIVENPQEETVLVVSENGYGKRTYIDDPEDGEAVYRITNRGGKGVKTISISEKTGDLVSIKTVTDTDDLMIINKSGIAIRMAVESLRTMGRATQGVKLINLKGKDSIAAVAKVMKDEDEELDETLDALENTTDTEAGTTIDITEEE; this is translated from the coding sequence ATGGCAGAAGGAGAGAAGGTCATTCCGATTAATATTGAAGATGAAATGAAATCGGCTTACATTGATTATTCAATGTCAGTCATTGTGTCACGTGCATTACCAGACGTTAGGGACGGGTTAAAACCAGTACATAGACGTGTGTTATTTGGAATGCATGAACTGGGTGTTAGAGCAACTGGAGCACATAAAAAGTCGGCAAGAATAGTTGGGGAAGTTTTAGGAAAGTATCACCCACACGGTGATACATCAGTTTACGATGCAATGGTACGTATGGCTCAAGAGTGGAGTTTACGTTACATGTTAGTAGACGGTCAAGGTAACTTTGGGTCTGTAGATGGAGATAGTCCAGCTGCAATGCGTTATACAGAAGCACGTATGCGTAAGATCTCGGAAGACATGTTGGCAGATATTGATAAAGAAACAGTAGATCATAAATTAAACTTTGATGATACTTTAGAAGAACCAACGGTTTTACCAACGCGCATACCTGGTCTTTTAGTTAATGGTGCGTCAGGTATTGCGGTAGGTATGGCAACAAATATGCCGCCACACAATTTAACGGAAGTTGTAGATGGTACTATTGCTTATATTGAAAACAATGATATTGAAATAGACGAGTTAATTACACATATTAAAGCACCAGATTTTCCTACAGGAGGAACAATATATGGTTATGACGGTGTAAAAGAAGCTTTTCATACAGGTAGAGGACGTATTGTAATGCGTGCCAAAGCTATTATTGAAGAAGTACAAGGACGTGAATGTGTTATTGTAACTGAGATTCCGTATCAAGTCAATAAGGCAGACATGATTAAAAAGACTGCTGACTTAGTTAATGATAAAAAGCTGGAAGGTATTTCTACTATTAGAGATGAATCTGATAGAAATGGAATGCGTATTGTATACATCTTAAAACGTGATGCTATACCAAACATTGTACTTAATAAGCTGTATAAGTATACGGCCTTACAATCGTCATTTAGTGTTAATAATATTGCGTTAGTTAATGGTAGACCACAATTATTGAATCTAAAAGAATTGATTCATTATTTTGTTGAGCATAGACATGATGTGGTGGTTAGACGTACAACTTACGAATTGCGTAAAGCTGAAGAAAGAGCACATATCTTAGAAGGTTTAATTATAGCGTCTGATAATATAGACGAAGTTATTGCTATTATTAGAGCTTCCAATAATGCAGATGAAGCTAGAGCTAACTTGATTAAACGTTTTGAGCTTTCAGAAATACAAGCCAAAGCAATTGTAGAAATGCGTCTTCGCCAATTAACAGGTTTAGAGCAGGACAAGTTGCGTGCGGAGTATGAAGAGATTATGAAAACGATTATAGACCTGAAAGACATTCTTGCAAACAAAGAGAGAAGAATGACTATTATTAAGGACGAGTTACAAGTTGTTAAAGATAAGTATGGTGATGAGCGTCGTTCTGTAATTGAATATGCCGGTGGAGATTTAAGCATCGAAGATATGATTCCTGACGCACAAGTAGTGATTACTATTTCTCATGCAGGTTATATTAAACGTACGTCTTTAACAGAATATAAAACACAAAACAGAGGAGGCGTTGGTCAAAAAGCGTCAACGACTAGAAATGAAGATTTCTTAGAGCATTTATTTGTGGGTACTAATCACCAGTATATGTTATTCTTTACTCAAAAAGGAAAATGTTTCTGGATGCGTGTTTATGAAATTCCTGAAGGAAGTAAAACGTCTAAAGGTAGAGCAATCCAGAACCTTATAAATATTGAGCAAGATGATAAAGTAATGGCATTTATTTGTACTCAAGATTTAAAAGACGAGGCGTATATCAATAGTCATTATGTGATTATGGCAACTAAAAAAGGTCAAGTTAAAAAGACTTCTTTAGAGCAATATTCTAGACCAAGAACTAATGGTATTAATGCCATTACTATTAAGGATGATGATGAATTACTAGAAGCTAAATTAACGACTGGTAATAGTCAAATTATGATTGCACTTAAATCTGGTAAAGCTATTAGATTTGAAGAAGCTAAAACTAGACCAATGGGACGAAATGCTTCTGGAGTTAGAGGTATTACTTTATCGCATCCAAAAGATGAAGCTATTGGTATGGTGATTGTTGAAAATCCACAGGAGGAAACAGTACTTGTAGTGTCTGAAAACGGGTATGGTAAACGTACTTATATTGACGATCCAGAAGATGGAGAAGCAGTTTACAGAATAACAAACAGAGGAGGGAAAGGAGTTAAAACAATTTCGATTTCCGAAAAAACAGGAGATTTAGTGTCTATTAAAACGGTAACAGATACTGATGATTTAATGATAATTAACAAATCGGGTATAGCGATTAGAATGGCGGTAGAAAGTCTACGTACCATGGGAAGAGCAACTCAAGGAGTTAAATTAATTAACCTAAAAGGAAAAGACTCAATAGCGGCAGTTGCTAAAGTAATGAAAGATGAGGATGAGGAGCTTGATGAAACTCTTGATGCGCTTGAAAACACTACAGATACAGAAGCTGGCACAACTATTGATATTACAGAAGAAGAATAA
- a CDS encoding ATP-dependent Clp protease ATP-binding subunit has protein sequence MDDNFSPRVKDVIAYSKEEALRLGHDFIGTEHLMLGLLRDGNGKAINILNALDIDLNHLRRKVEILSPANPNTTITSNEKKNLHLTRQAERALKTTFLEAKLFQSTSINTAHLLLCILRNENDPTTKLLNKLKVDYDNVKEQFKSMITNDDNFEDITGAPKAESFQDDPSSDDSSSKDIFNTPGGAKGNKKSKTPVLDNFGRDLTAMAEEGKLDPVVGREKEIERVSQILSRRKKNNPLLIGEPGVGKSAIAEGLANRIVSKKVSRILFNKRVVTLDLASLVAGTKYRGQFEERMKAVMNELEKNDDVILFIDEIHTIVGAGGATGSLDASNMFKPALARGEIQCIGATTLDEYRQYIEKDGALERRFQKVIVEPTSVDETIEILNNIKGKYEEHHNVVYTDEAIEACVKLTNRYMTERFLPDKAIDALDEAGSRVHITNISVPKQIIELEKKLEDVRETKNSVVKKQKYEEAARLRDDEKRLEKELDIAQEKWEEDTKQHKEIVSEDNVADVVSMMTGIPVNRIAQKESNKLAELPNLIKGKVIGQDEAVAKVVKAIQRNRAGLKDPNKPIGSFIFLGQTGVGKTQLAKVLSNQLFDSEEAMIRIDMSEYMEKFAISRLVGAPPGYVGYEEGGQLTEKVRRKPYAVILLDEIEKAHPDVFNMLLQVLDDGYLTDSLGRKIDFRNTIIIMTSNIGARKLKDFGTGIGFGTASQKSQEDANAKSIIENALKKSFAPEFLNRIDDVVVFNALEKEDINKIIDIELDKLLKRIDGLGYKLKLTEAAKDFIAEKGFDKQYGARPLKRAIQKYVEDALAEEIITAKLQEGDKIVMDLDTKTDEITIEIEKAEKPAES, from the coding sequence ATGGATGATAATTTTTCACCAAGAGTAAAAGACGTCATTGCCTATAGTAAGGAAGAAGCATTACGCTTAGGACATGACTTTATAGGCACGGAACACTTAATGCTTGGTTTATTAAGAGACGGGAACGGAAAAGCAATTAATATTTTAAATGCGTTGGACATTGATTTAAATCATTTAAGGCGAAAGGTTGAAATACTAAGTCCTGCCAATCCTAATACCACAATTACTTCTAACGAAAAGAAAAATTTGCACTTAACACGTCAAGCGGAACGTGCGCTAAAAACAACTTTTCTAGAAGCTAAACTGTTTCAGAGTACATCAATTAATACCGCACACCTATTATTATGTATACTTAGAAACGAAAATGACCCTACAACAAAGCTTTTAAATAAGCTTAAAGTAGATTATGATAACGTTAAAGAACAATTTAAGTCTATGATAACAAACGACGATAACTTCGAAGATATAACTGGAGCACCAAAAGCTGAGTCATTTCAAGATGACCCATCTTCTGACGACTCTAGTTCTAAAGACATATTTAATACGCCTGGAGGCGCCAAAGGAAACAAAAAATCTAAAACACCAGTTTTAGATAATTTTGGACGCGATTTGACAGCTATGGCTGAAGAAGGAAAACTAGATCCAGTGGTAGGACGAGAAAAAGAAATTGAGCGTGTGTCTCAAATTTTATCTCGTCGTAAAAAGAACAATCCATTACTAATTGGAGAACCTGGTGTTGGTAAATCTGCAATCGCTGAAGGACTAGCCAACAGAATTGTAAGCAAAAAAGTATCGCGCATATTATTTAATAAACGCGTGGTAACTTTAGATTTAGCAAGTTTAGTGGCCGGTACAAAATACAGAGGACAGTTTGAGGAACGCATGAAAGCCGTTATGAATGAGCTTGAAAAGAATGACGATGTGATTCTTTTTATAGATGAAATCCATACTATTGTTGGTGCTGGAGGAGCAACAGGAAGTTTAGACGCGTCTAATATGTTTAAACCTGCCTTAGCACGAGGAGAAATCCAATGTATTGGAGCAACTACACTAGATGAATATAGACAATACATAGAAAAGGATGGCGCTTTAGAAAGACGTTTCCAGAAGGTTATTGTAGAACCAACAAGTGTAGATGAAACTATTGAAATCCTTAATAATATTAAAGGAAAATACGAAGAGCACCATAATGTTGTGTATACAGATGAAGCGATTGAAGCTTGTGTAAAATTAACTAATCGTTATATGACAGAACGTTTTCTTCCGGACAAAGCTATTGATGCTTTAGATGAAGCTGGTTCTAGAGTACATATTACTAATATTAGTGTCCCAAAACAAATCATAGAGTTAGAGAAAAAGCTAGAAGACGTTAGAGAAACTAAAAATTCTGTAGTTAAAAAGCAAAAATATGAAGAGGCTGCACGTTTACGTGATGATGAAAAGCGTTTAGAAAAAGAATTAGATATCGCCCAAGAAAAATGGGAAGAAGACACCAAACAACATAAAGAAATTGTTAGTGAGGATAACGTTGCTGATGTCGTTAGTATGATGACGGGAATACCTGTAAATCGTATTGCTCAAAAAGAAAGCAATAAATTAGCAGAATTACCTAATCTTATAAAAGGAAAAGTAATTGGTCAAGATGAAGCTGTTGCTAAAGTAGTAAAAGCTATTCAACGTAACCGTGCTGGACTTAAAGATCCTAATAAACCAATTGGGTCATTTATCTTTTTAGGTCAAACAGGTGTCGGTAAAACACAGCTAGCCAAAGTGTTATCAAATCAATTATTTGATAGCGAAGAAGCGATGATCAGAATTGACATGAGTGAATACATGGAGAAATTTGCTATTTCAAGATTAGTAGGTGCACCTCCAGGATACGTAGGCTACGAAGAAGGAGGACAATTAACAGAAAAAGTCCGTCGTAAACCTTACGCTGTAATTCTTTTAGATGAAATTGAAAAAGCGCATCCTGATGTATTTAACATGCTACTTCAAGTATTAGATGATGGTTATTTAACGGATAGTTTAGGTCGTAAAATCGATTTTAGAAATACTATTATTATAATGACTTCCAATATTGGGGCTAGAAAATTAAAAGATTTTGGTACTGGAATTGGATTCGGAACAGCCTCTCAAAAATCTCAAGAAGATGCCAATGCTAAAAGCATTATTGAAAACGCGCTTAAAAAGTCATTTGCTCCAGAATTTCTAAATAGAATTGATGATGTCGTTGTATTTAATGCACTTGAAAAAGAAGACATTAACAAAATTATTGATATCGAGTTAGACAAACTTTTAAAGCGTATTGATGGTTTAGGTTACAAACTTAAACTAACAGAAGCTGCTAAAGATTTTATTGCAGAGAAAGGATTTGATAAACAATACGGAGCACGTCCTTTAAAACGTGCTATTCAAAAGTATGTTGAAGACGCTTTAGCTGAAGAAATTATCACAGCAAAATTACAAGAAGGTGATAAAATAGTCATGGATTTAGATACAAAAACTGATGAAATAACTATTGAAATAGAAAAAGCAGAAAAACCTGCTGAATCTTAA
- the hutH gene encoding histidine ammonia-lyase: MNTTHIISSTPLDLATIQSIILEQKTLKLSEQSITKIEDCRAYLDKKMTSVSRPIYGINTGFGSLYNVKISTENLTKLQENLMMSHACGTGDLVPESIVKLMLLLKIQALSYGHSGVQLQTVTRLIDFYNNDVLPLVYTQGSLGASGDLAPLAHMSLPLIGKGKVNFKGQVVESDVVLKHFDWQPITLLSKEGLALLNGTQFMSAYGTSLLLKSYKLSYLADLIGSVSIDAFDGRIEPFNELIHLVRPHNGQLKTAERVRDFLEGSEIITQEKQHVQDPYSFRCIPQVHGATKDTLAFVEKTFTTEINSVTDNPNIFAKDDEIISGGNFHGQPLALALDYLKIAMAELGNISERRVFQLVSGLRGLPAFLVDNPGLNSGFMIPQYTAASIVSANKQLATPASVDSIVSSNGQEDHVSMGANAATQAYTLINNVERILAIELFNASQALAFRAPLKSSDFVEQFLSTYREVVPFINEDEILHNSIQASIDFINTLGIDSDELF; encoded by the coding sequence ATGAATACAACCCACATTATATCTTCAACGCCATTAGATTTGGCTACTATACAATCGATAATTTTAGAACAGAAAACACTAAAGTTATCGGAGCAATCTATAACAAAAATAGAAGACTGTAGGGCGTATTTAGATAAGAAAATGACTTCTGTATCTAGACCTATTTATGGCATAAATACGGGTTTTGGATCTTTATATAATGTTAAGATTAGTACTGAAAACTTAACAAAACTTCAAGAAAATCTTATGATGTCTCATGCTTGTGGGACTGGGGATTTAGTGCCAGAATCGATTGTTAAATTAATGTTGTTATTAAAAATACAAGCATTAAGTTATGGACACTCAGGCGTGCAATTACAGACCGTTACACGTTTAATTGATTTTTATAATAATGACGTTTTACCTTTAGTATATACGCAAGGTTCTTTGGGGGCTTCTGGAGATTTGGCGCCTTTAGCACATATGTCACTGCCGTTAATAGGTAAAGGGAAAGTGAATTTTAAAGGTCAAGTTGTGGAGTCGGATGTGGTTTTGAAGCATTTTGATTGGCAGCCAATTACATTATTATCTAAGGAAGGATTGGCTTTATTAAATGGAACACAATTTATGAGTGCCTATGGGACATCTTTATTGTTAAAATCTTATAAATTATCTTATTTAGCTGATTTAATTGGAAGTGTATCTATAGATGCTTTTGATGGTCGAATCGAACCTTTTAATGAACTAATACATTTAGTTAGACCACATAATGGGCAATTAAAAACAGCAGAGCGCGTTCGTGATTTTTTAGAAGGTAGCGAAATAATTACTCAAGAAAAGCAACATGTACAAGATCCATACAGTTTTAGGTGTATACCTCAAGTGCATGGGGCTACTAAGGATACTTTAGCTTTTGTTGAGAAAACGTTTACTACAGAAATTAATTCGGTTACCGATAATCCTAATATTTTTGCTAAGGATGATGAGATTATTTCTGGTGGAAATTTTCATGGTCAACCCTTGGCATTAGCTTTAGATTATTTGAAAATCGCTATGGCGGAATTAGGTAATATATCAGAAAGACGTGTGTTTCAATTAGTATCAGGACTTAGGGGGTTGCCAGCTTTTCTAGTTGATAATCCTGGCTTAAATTCTGGTTTTATGATTCCGCAATACACCGCAGCAAGTATTGTTAGTGCTAATAAACAATTAGCAACTCCTGCGTCGGTTGATTCTATAGTCTCTAGTAATGGTCAGGAAGATCATGTTAGTATGGGGGCTAATGCGGCAACGCAAGCTTATACTTTGATTAATAATGTGGAGCGCATATTGGCTATCGAATTGTTTAACGCTTCTCAAGCATTAGCATTTAGAGCGCCTTTAAAATCTAGTGATTTTGTAGAGCAATTTTTGTCTACTTATCGCGAGGTTGTTCCTTTTATTAATGAGGACGAGATTTTACATAATAGTATTCAAGCCTCAATAGATTTTATTAATACACTGGGTATTGATAGTGATGAGTTGTTTTAA
- a CDS encoding TlpA family protein disulfide reductase, producing the protein MKKLLVCLAALSIVACKKEEVKPKDYATFSGKIENKNSDSLFVYQGRDFKKTIKVNVDGTFSDTLKVKSGVYGIYDGKEQTTIFLANDMDLKMTLDTKAFKESIVVNGKGAEKTNFLIEKLKFENDLVDTEALKNLDQAGLDVKMKSLETELLAFYDKNAAIDSTLIADSKKQVPQMLSGLKGYILGGIKLKQELPAGTVSPTFDNYENYKGGTVSLSDLKGKYVYVDVWATWCGPCIGEIPSLQALEKDYEGKNIAFVSISTDNGRGYRAKSKEESFNLAKEGWKKMIAEKQMSGIQLFSDKAFQSDFVTGYKINSIPRFILIDPNGNIVNADAPRPSYSKIKDYFSSFGI; encoded by the coding sequence ATGAAAAAACTATTAGTTTGTTTAGCAGCATTATCCATTGTTGCTTGTAAAAAAGAAGAAGTTAAGCCAAAAGATTACGCTACGTTTTCTGGTAAGATAGAAAACAAAAACAGTGATTCTTTATTTGTTTACCAAGGTAGAGACTTTAAAAAGACTATTAAAGTTAATGTAGATGGAACATTTAGTGATACTTTAAAAGTTAAATCTGGTGTTTATGGAATATATGATGGTAAAGAGCAGACTACTATTTTTTTAGCAAATGACATGGATTTAAAAATGACTTTAGATACTAAAGCGTTTAAAGAATCGATTGTGGTCAATGGAAAAGGTGCAGAAAAAACAAATTTTTTAATTGAAAAATTAAAATTTGAAAATGATTTAGTTGATACAGAAGCTTTAAAAAATTTAGACCAAGCTGGTTTAGATGTCAAAATGAAAAGTTTAGAAACTGAATTGCTTGCGTTTTATGATAAAAATGCAGCGATAGACTCTACGCTTATTGCGGATTCTAAAAAACAAGTTCCCCAAATGCTTTCGGGATTAAAGGGTTACATTTTAGGTGGTATTAAATTAAAACAAGAATTACCTGCAGGAACAGTATCTCCTACTTTTGACAACTACGAGAACTACAAAGGTGGCACAGTATCTTTATCGGACTTAAAAGGTAAATATGTATATGTGGATGTTTGGGCAACTTGGTGTGGTCCATGTATTGGAGAAATCCCTTCATTGCAAGCATTAGAAAAAGATTACGAAGGTAAAAATATTGCTTTTGTTAGTATATCTACAGATAATGGTAGAGGTTACAGAGCAAAAAGCAAAGAAGAATCTTTTAATTTAGCTAAAGAAGGTTGGAAAAAAATGATTGCTGAAAAGCAAATGAGTGGTATCCAATTATTTTCTGATAAAGCTTTTCAATCCGATTTTGTAACAGGTTACAAAATTAACTCTATTCCTAGATTTATCTTAATAGATCCAAATGGAAATATTGTTAATGCTGATGCCCCTAGACCATCTTACTCAAAAATTAAAGACTACTTTAGTTCTTTTGGAATCTAA